A section of the Heptranchias perlo isolate sHepPer1 chromosome 44, sHepPer1.hap1, whole genome shotgun sequence genome encodes:
- the LOC137306751 gene encoding annexin A2-like, with amino-acid sequence MVLVNEILSQIVQVDRPMNWGTLATLKPYPNFIVDQDVEALKKAIDAKGVDEATIVRILSNRSREQRVLITKAFNKHSKMDLETSLKKKLSGYLENVILTLLKSPAQIGAQELKGSMKGLGTDEATLIEILATRSNKELHEIDAAYKEEFQKDLEKDIVADTSGRFQKLVLALAKGTRETNSNVINYELIEEDAMDLHRAATQKKPPDFDAWIPILTERSQNHLNRVFKLYKVYSSCDITETIKKQMKGNDEKGFLALVQSIQNTPEYLADRLQSSMKGLGTRDQTLTRLLVSRCETDLLSIRAEFRKKYGKSLYSAIRDDTKGDYQCALLGLCRAEDM; translated from the exons ATGGTCCTTGTGAATGAGATCCTCAGCCAAATTGTTCAGGTCGACCGG CCTATGAACTGGGGCACTCTAGCTACCTTGAAACCATATCCCAACTTCATTGTCGATCAAGATGTGGAAGCCCTAAAGAAAGCCATTGATGCCAAAG GGGTCGACGAGGCGACCATTGTCAGAATCCTCAGCAATCGCAGCCGGGAGCAGAGGGTGCTCATCACCAAGGCCTTCAACAAGCATTCCAAGATG GACCTGGAAACTTCACTGAAGAAAAAGCTGTCCGGTTACCTTGAGAACGTCATTCTCACCCTCTTAAAGTCTCCAGCGCAGATCGGTGCTCAGGAGCTGAAAGGCTCAATGAAG GGGCTTGGGACAGATGAAGCAACTTTGATCGAAATCCTGGCCACCAGATCCAACAAAGAGTTGCACGAGATTGATGCTGCCTACAAGGAAG AATTTCAGAAAGATCTTGAGAAGGATATTGTGGCCGATACAAGCGGAAGGTTCCAGAAGCTTGTTCTCGCCTTGgcaaag GGAACCAGAGAGACCAACTCGAATGTAATCAACTATGAACTAATCGAAGAAGATGCCATG GACTTGCACAGAGCAGCCACCCAAAAGAAGCCCCCTGATTTTGACGCCTGGATTCCCATTCTGACAGAACGGAGCCAAAATCACTTGAACAGAG TGTTTAAATTGTACAAGGTCTACAGCTCTTGCGACATCACTGAAACCATCAAGAAGCAGATGAAGGGTAACGATGAGAAAGGCTTCCTCGCTCTAG TGCAGAGCATTCAGAACACGCCCGAGTATTTAGCTGACAGACTGCAAAGCTCCATGAAG GGTCTGGGGACCAGGGACCAAACCCTCACCAGGCTGCTGGTGTCCCGATGCGAGACCGACCTTCTGAGCATCCGAGCTGAGTTCAGAAAGAAATACGGAAAGTCCCTGTACTCCGCAATCCGG gACGACACGAAGGGAGATTACCAGTGTGCTTTACTTGGGCTCTGCCGAGCTGAGGACATGTAG